The sequence TGCCCTGAGATTCATAATAGGTATATTTCACGCCTTGTTTTTCCAGCATATTACGAAAAGCTTTCACCGATCCCGGGAATGGAGCCGGTTCTACCGTGCCCAAACCTAGCCAGAAAAGTTTGATCTGCTTATTCAACGCTGCTCCGTCTTTGAACTTGCCACCCATAAATTTTTCCACATCAATGGCTTCGGTACGCGGATAGTTGGAAGTTCCACTGAAACCGGCGATGTAAGAGAATTTATCCAGATTATTCATCGTAATGGTGATAGTCTGGTTGGCTCCCATCGACAGACCGGCCATGGCTCGGTGCTCGCGATCGGAAAGCGTACGGAAAGAAGCGTCGATCATCGGGATAATTTCATTAATCATCACCTCTTCAAACGGGAAAGCACTTTTGCTTGGCGCGCTTGCATTTGCTTTGGTTGCATAACCATTATCCATGACGATAATCATAGGAACTGCCTTTTTTGCAGCAATCAGGTTATCGAGAATCAGATTGGCTTTCCCCTGGGTAGGCCAGCCGGTTTCGTCCTCTCCGCTTCCGTGCTGCAAATAGAGCACCGGATAACGTTTCGACGGATTCTTATCGTATTCGGCCGGAGTATACACAAAGCAACGACGCCATGAGTTAGTAACTTTTGAAAAGTAC comes from Paludibacter jiangxiensis and encodes:
- a CDS encoding alpha/beta hydrolase, encoding MNIKHIFIAFVAAAFCQMAPAQTVVEDFKPSSVNQPGKMFPQVNSEGRVRVSIPAPNAQKVQLDIGGVKYDLKKDDKGVWTGESAPQVEGFHYYQLNVDGASVPDPGSLYFYGASRWGSAIEIPAPDQDFYAQKDVPHGLVSQKMYFSKVTNSWRRCFVYTPAEYDKNPSKRYPVLYLQHGSGEDETGWPTQGKANLILDNLIAAKKAVPMIIVMDNGYATKANASAPSKSAFPFEEVMINEIIPMIDASFRTLSDREHRAMAGLSMGANQTITITMNNLDKFSYIAGFSGTSNYPRTEAIDVEKFMGGKFKDGAALNKQIKLFWLGLGTVEPAPFPGSVKAFRNMLEKQGVKYTYYESQGTAHEWLTWRRDLNQFAALLFK